TTCCGCTTCCTGTCCGTCGATTCGTCGCCGCACTTACGACTGGGCGTCCACCGGCGTCGCGACGCGGACGTGGCGGGCCACCTCCTGTGGGAGCGAGACCTGGGTTTCGGTATCCGCTGACTCGAGCGGCCGCGCGGTCACCATCCCGAAGGGGGCGACCTCGACGATCTCGAGTTCGACCCCGGGTTCGACGCCGTGTTCGGCCAGATACGAGAGAATCTCAGGGTCGTGATCGGCGACTTCCCGGACGACGACGCGGTCGCCCGCCTCGAACGCCGAGATGGCGTCGCCGGTCGGCGTCTCCGGTGCCTCGAGCTCGGCGCTCGGAATGGGGGCACCGTGAGGGTCGACGTCGGGATCGTCCAGTGCAGCGGCGACCCTGGCCTCGAAATCCTCGCTGATGTGGTGCTCGAGGCGGTCGGCCTCCGCGTGGACCTCCGACCAGTCGTAGTCGAGGTGTTCGGTCAGGTAGGCCTCGAGCAGGCGGTGGTGGCGGATCACCTCGAGGGCGACGGTCTCGCCTTCCGGGGTGAGGACCACCCCGCGGTACTTCTCGCGGTCGACGAGGCCGCGCTCCTCGAGCTTCGAGAGCATGCTGGTGACGGTTGGCGAAGTGACATCGAGCGCCTCGGCAATGGCGGAGGTCTTGACCCGCTCGTCGCGTCCCTCCTGGAGCTGGTAGATTGCCTTGAGGTAGTCTTCCATGACGTCACTCAGCATCATCGTCCGAATTTAGGCGCGTCTATTCCTAAAGGTTCCGACGATCGAATTCGATCGCGACCGGCCCCGCTTCGCCGACCTCGCGGAATTGGGTACCCGAATCCGAAATCGGATCACTCTAAACGTCAGATGGAGAACCTCGCGGTATGGATCGAGCTGTCCACGTAATTGGTGCACCGATGGACTACGGGGCTGATCGACGCGGCGTCGACATGGGAACCTCCGCGATCAGGTACGCGGGCCTCGCCGACCAACTCGCGAACGCCGGCGTCGAGTGCCTCGACCAGGGCGACCTCCCGATGCCCCGTGCCGAGGAACGCGACCCCGACGCGAACCAGCCGGTCGAGGGCAATGCCAAGTTCCTCCGCGAGGTCGAGGACGTGACCACGCGCGTCGCCAGTTCCGTCGCGGCGACCCTGGAGACCGGCGCGTTCCCGCTGGTCCTCGGCGGCGACCACTCCATCGCCATCGGATCGATGGGCGGCGCCGCCAGGGACGCCGACCTCGGCGTCGTCTGGTTCGACGCCCACGCCGACCTCAATACGCCCGCGACGTCCCCGAGCGGGAACGTCCACGGAATGCCCCTCGCGGCGACGCTCGGTCACGGCATGTTCGACGGACTCGAGTGGGCTCACGCCCCGCGGGTCCGCGAGGAATCGGTCGCCTACGTCGGTCTCCGGAGCATCGACGAGCGCGAGCGCGAACTCGTTCGCGAAAGCGAGTTGACCGCGTTCACCATGGCCGACATTGACGATCGGGGCATTGCAGCGGCCGTCGAGGACGCCCTGGACGTGGCGACGGCGGGCACCGACGGCGTCCACGTCAGCCTCGACCTGGACTGGCTCGATCCCAACGTAGCCCCCGGCGTCGGGACCCCCGTTCGCGGCGGCGTCACCTACCGGGAGGCCCACTCGGCGCTCGAGACCGTCTACGAGCGCGACCAGGACGAGGGAATCCTCCGGTCGATGGACGTCGTCGAGGTCAACCCGATCCTGGACGAGCAAAACGAGACGGCCGAACTGGCCGCCGAACTGGCGGCGAGCGTCTTTGGGAAGCGGATTCTGTAACTATATCGAATACTTGAGTATTTCCGACGGGTTCTGCTGCATGGGAACGGTGCGCACGCCTATCCGGGTTTCAACACCTTTGTATCGGTGTGCTACGGAGGTTGGCGTATATGACCGAGAACGTCGTCGTGCTCGGCTCCGGCTACGCCGGCGCCGGTGCGATCAAGTCGCTCCAATCGGAACTCGACGAGACCGCTCGACTGACCTGGATCTCCGACACCGACTACCACCTCGTGTTGCACGAGTCCCATCGCGTGGTTCGAGATCCCTCGGTTCGCTCGGACATCACCATCCCGGTCGCCGACATCGCCGACCCCAAGACCCGGTTCATCACCGACACCGTCACCGGCCTCGACACCGAGGAACGCATCGTCGAACTCGAGGACGGAAAGGACGTCGAGTACGACTACGTGCTGGTCGCACTGGGTAGCAGCACCGCCTACTACGGCATTCCCGGCCTCGCGGAGCACTCGCTGACGCTCAAGAGCCTCGACGACGCCCTCGAGATCAACGAGCGGATCACCGAGGCGAGTCGCGACGCGACCCGCGGGGAACCGGCCCAGGTCGTCATTGGCGGCGCCGGTCTCTCGGGCATCCAGACCGCCGGTGAGATCGCGGCATTCCGCGACGAGAACCGCGCGCCCCTCGATATCCACCTGGTCGAGGCCCTCGACGAAATCTTCCCCGGGAACGATCCCGAGATCCAGCAGGCCCTGCGCGACCTGCTCGAGGAAGCCGGCGTCACGATCCACACCGACGACCCGATCACCGAGGCCGAAGACGGCGTCATCCACTTCGACGAGGGCGACCCCCTCGAGTACGACGTGTTCGTCTGGACTGGCGGCATCACGGGGCGCCAAGCCCTCGACGGGACCGACCTCGAGAACCAGCACAACCGCGTCAACGCGAAGGCGAATTTCCGGACCTCCGACGAGCGCGTGTTCGCCATCGGCGACTCGGCAATCGTCGACCAGGGCAGCCAGCCCGCCCCACCGACCGCGCAGGCCGCCTGGCAAGCCGCGGAGGTCGTCGGCGAGAACATCGCCCGCGCAATCGACAACCGCCCGCTCGAGACCTGGGAGTACGACGACAAGGGGACGGTCGTTTCCGTCGGCGACGAGGCCGTCGCCCACGGCGTCAAGAGACTCCCCGTCGACACCTTCGGTGGCTTCCCCGCGAAGAACCTCAAGAAGCTCATCGCCGCCCGCTGGATCGCCGATCTGACCTCCTGGAACCGGGCCCGCAAGGCCTGGTCCGTGCTCTGATCGAGGCCTGAGTGTCCCGTGGACCCGATCGTTTTCGACGTCTTGTCTTCGCTCGAGGGCGCCCTCAGTAGCCTTGCCGATGGATCGGTTCCGGTTTCGGATGCCGTTCCTGACCCGGTCCTGGTTCCAGGACTGGCCCAGGCGCAACTCGCCAGCGTCGAGGGGTGGGCTCGAAACCTCCTCGACGCCGCCAGTGGCCCCTGGCAGTACGCCCTCGTCTTCGCGCTCGCGGCGACTCCCCTGCTCGAGATCCTGGTGGTGATCCCGCTCGGTGTCGCCCTCGATCTCGATCCGGTCGGAGTCGCCATCGTGGCGTTTGCCGGCAACGTCCTCCCGATCTACGGCATCGTTCTGGCGGCCGACCGGGTCATGGCGTGGCTCGAGGGCCGTCGCTCGAGTGAACCCTCTAAGCGCCGAAAACGGGCGGTCCGCATCTGGAACCGCTACGGTCTGCCAGGGCTGGCGCTTCTCTCGCCCGTCACGACCGGGGTCCACCTGGCGGCCGTCCTCGCGCTTTCGCTAGGCGCTCGTGGCCGGGACACGCTCGCGTGGATGACCGCCAGCATCGCCCTCTGGACGGTCCTCATCACGATCGCCAGTGTCGTCGGACGGTCCGCGATCGAGGGCGCCTTCTAGTCGCTTCTACGGACTCACTCGGTCTGGCCCGTCGTCACCGACGACGAGAACCGGCTTCGAGGACAGGCGAACCAGCGCGTCGACCGTACTCCCCAGCAGGGCTTCGCGAAACGCCGATCGACCTTGCGCACCCACGACGATCATCGAACAGCCCTGCTCGTCGGCGTAGTCGAGAACCTCCTCGTGGGGCGTCCCTCGTTTCCGAGCGGTCGTGACGTGGACGCCGGACTCGCCCGCCGCCGCCTCGACTCGCTCCAGGGCGTCGTCAGCACGGGATCGCTGTCGCTCGCGAACCTCCTCGGGGTCGACGATTCCCGAATCGTAGGCCGTTCGGTCCTCGAGCACCGAGATGGCGAACAGCGGGACCGCGAGCGTCTCGGCGAGGAAGACGGCGTGATCGACCGCTCGCTCGGCCGTGTCGCTGCCGTCGGTGGCGACGAGAATCGACTCGTACATACCTGGCCTTGGTCGCCGATCGGAAAGAAGATTCACCTCCTGGATCGAGCCCTGGATTTTTCTCGTATCCGGACGAGGGCCTCGTATGAACGTCAGACAGGTTATTCCCCGAGACGCGATCCCCAGCATCGACGATCCCCGGTTCGGCCCGGACCACCGGGGACCGGCTTCCGACGAAGCCGTCGTCCTCGAAACCGAGGACGGCTCCGCGCGGGCGTACCCGCTCCGGATTCTCGACTACCACGAGGTGGTCAACGACGAGGTTTCGGGCGCCCCGGTGGCCGTCACCTGGTGTCCGCTCTGTGCCAGTGCCGTCGTCTACGACGCCGTCGTCGACGGTCGTCGCCTTACGTTCGGCGTGAGCGGAAAGCTCGCCGACGACGACCTGGTCCTCTACGATCGAGAAACTGACTCCGAGTGGAAACAATCCTCGGGCGTCTGCATCGACGGCTCTCTCGAGGAGGCACGACTGTCTCCGCGGGCGTCCTCACTGACGACGGTCGAGCGTTTTTCCGAGCGCTACCCCGACGGCCGAGTCCTCCAGCCCGTCCCCGACGCCGAAAGCGAAGCCGCGAGCGAGAACGACGATCCGGCGCCGGTCGACTACGACGAACGACCGTACGCGGGGTACTTCGCGAGCGACGAAGTCGGCCTCGCTGGCCTTCGTGGCGACGGTGACGGCGACAGTGACGGCGGCCGGACCTGGAACCGAACTGACCTCGAGCCCAAAGCGGTCGTCCTCGGCATCGAGCGCGCCGGCGACGCGCTCGGAATCCCCGTCCCGTGGGTTCGCGAGGCGGGTGGCGTCCTGACGGCGTCGGTCGGCGAGAGCGAGGTCGTCGTCCTGGCTGGCGAGGCCGGCATCCACGCGTTCGAGGCGCCCGATTTCGCCCTCGAGTTCGGGCGAGCGGTAGACGTGGATGTGGACGTAGACGTAGACGCAACCGGCAGCTCGCCGCTCGTCGGCGACGGCACGACCTGGGACCCCGTCACCGGCGAGAGTGAGGACGGGCGCCGCCTCGAAGCCGTCCCTGCGAAGCGATTGTTCGCGTTCGCCTGGTGTGACGATCACGGGCAGGAATCGCTCGTCGATCGGTGAGTCGGCAGCGAGTGCACCCCTGGCGCCGGTGCCGGTGAACGCGCCGCTCGGTGACGAACGTCGCGTTACCTCACGCTCGAGGGTCCAGATCCGGTCCTGGATAGGTGCCTCCCTCGACGGCCTCGTACAGGCTCTCGGCGTCGAACACCGTCGCGAACGCGTCAGGCGACCGCACGCTCACGGCGACCCGCGGCTGTAAGGTCATGCCCGCTTTCGCCGACCCCAGGCGCTCGTCGAACGAGAGGAGGTGTGCGGCGTTCCCCCGGTAGGCCGAGGCGAGTGCCGGGTGATCCTCGGACGGGTGCTCGACGCGGACGCGCTCACGCTCGAGTCGGTCACGGTGGGCTCGCGCGAGGTCGGCGTCGGCCAGCGCGGTCACGAGCGATTCGGTCGCTGCGAGAAGTTCGTCGCTCGCGACCAGGTCGATCCAGGAGTGGCGACGTACGTGGTCGAGGGCGTCCCTGGCTGCCCCGCCGACGAGGAGGTCCGCCGCGAGTACGTCCGCGTCGGCGACGACGCGCGCCGGGTTCGGCTGGTCAGGCATCTTCGTCCTCCGGGGTCGATTCGGGCGCAGGTTTCGGTTCCGATTTCGACGCTGGTTCCGGCTTCGATCCTGAACCTGGATTGGGGTCGTCGTCGGCCGACTCGCGCCGTCTCGCTAGCTCGTTTTGAATCGTCTCGAGATCACCCGTGAACGACTCGCCCCGGTCGAACAGCGTTTGCCAGCGTTCGGTCATCACTCGAGGTTGGGGTTCGATCCTCAAAAGTACTCGAGCGGCGGCCGGTCAGTCGATGGTCGCGTTTGTTCGAGAGTGGCGTCGAGTTCGCGGTGGGAGGCAAGTCGAGCCCGTGGTGGGAGGCAAGTCGAGCCCGTGGTGGGAGGCAAGTCGAGTCAGGCAGCGATTTCGTCCAGGTAGCAACCAAATTATATAGGGGGTAGAATATTGATTCACCTATGTGTGATTTTCCGTGAGAAAAATGCGCCGGTCCCCTAACGCGAAACGGAGTGCCTCCGCCGTCGAAGTTACGTTTTCTGTATCTGACGATTCGTATCCGTTCGTCGCGGCATCGACCATCGATGGCTGTGAAATCGAGTTAGCGAAACTGCTTCCGCGGGACGACGGCCGGTTCGCGGAGTACTTCACCGTCACGGGGGCCGAGACGAGTCGAATCCGCGACCTCGCGGCGAACCACGCCTCGATGAGCGTTTCGCTTCTCGAATCGTACGACCGCGGTGGGTTGTTCGAATTTCTGGTGTCCGTCGACTGTCCCGCCGTGACCCTGGCGACGTGCGGAGCGCTCCCCAGAGAGGTTCGTGGCGTCGACGGCGAAGGACGGATCGTCGCCGAAATACCGTCGCCGTACGACGCTGGTAACGTCATCGAGACGTTTCTCGAGGAGACCGCCGGCGCCTCGCTCGTCTCCAAGCGCGAAACGGGATCCATTACGCCGCTCTTTACGGAATCGTCGTTCGAGCAGGTCCTGGAGGCCCAGCTCACCGACCGTCAGCACGAGGTGCTCGAGGTCGCCTACGACGCGGGCTACTACGACTGGCCGCGAACGTGTACCGGCGAGGAGGTAGCCGAGCGCCTCGACATTACCTCCGCAACGTTCTCAGAGCACATCCACACCGCCGAGCGAAAGCTGCTCACGATGCTTTTCAGCGGGTCGTGAGGCTGGGGACGTGACCGAACACGACGGAACGTGACTGAACGCGACAGACCACGACGTCAATCGCTCTCAGAAACTGTGACGGTCGTCCGGCCGCTGGTAGCGATGGTCACGTCACACCCGTGAAACCGGAACTCGATGACGCCCGTTCGCAGTGATACTCCGTGGCCGGTCGGTGCGAACAGTTGATCGAGCGCCTCGGGGTCGACGACCTCGTAGAGCGGGGGGATGGATTCCGGTGTCGACCCGGTGGCGGCGGCGACCGCCTCGACCACCTCTTCCGAGGGTGATTCCTCGCTCGCCCAGTCGTGGAAGACGGTGTACGTGTCGGTCTCCGGATCGTACCCAATCCTGTCGTCGGGTGAGTGGTTTGAGGACATTGGAGGACAGAAGTGATTATCGACTATCAGGCACGATGAGGGGCGACGTCTTAGTTTCGGCCCCTACATCTCGAGGGCCCCGAACGGATCCGAAACGAGCCACCGGATCCGGTTTTCTCTCACTCATCGTCGTCGCCGTCGCCGCCGCCACCGCCGTCGGCCGCGGCCGGAAGGGCAAACGAGAATGTCGCACCCTCGCCCGGTTCGGAGTCGACCCAGATTGTGCCTCCGTGACGCTCCAGGACGCGCTGGCAGATCGCCAGGCCGATCCCGGTGCCGGTGTCTTCCTCGCGTGAGTGAGCGCGGTTGAAGACGTCGAAGATTTGGTCCGTCTCCTGGGGATCGATGCCAATGCCCTCGTCTCGCACCGAGATGACCCAGTCCGATTCGTCGCACTCGGCCGAGATGTGCACGCGCGGTGGGGCGTCGCCGGCGTAGGTGAGCGCGTTGGCAATCAGGTTCTGAAAGACCTGTCTGAGTTGACTACCATCGGCCCGGACCCGCGGCATCGGATCGGCGGTGATCACCGCGTCGGTCTCCGCGACTCGCACCTCGAGGTTGGCGAGCGCCTCCTCGAGAGCCTCGCCGGCGTCGACCGGTTCGAGCGGGGCTCCCTGGGTGTCGATCCGCGAGTACTGGAGCAAGCCGTCGATCATCTCGCGCATTCGTTCGGCACCATCGACGGCGAATTCCAGGAATTCCTCGCCGTCCTCGTCGAGGTCGTCACCGTATCGGCGCTCGATCAGTTGCAGGTAACTCGAGACCATTCGCAGGGGCTCCTGGAGGTCGTGGCTGGCGGCGTAGGCGAACTGCTCGAGGCGTTCGTTCGAGTCCTCGAGGCGGTCGATCGTTCTCTCGAGTTCCGTCCGGTACTCGGTGCGCTCGATCGTTTCCGCGAGAATGTTGGCGACGCTCTGGACGAAGTTCACGTCCTCGTCGGTGAACGATCGGTGGTCGGTGTCGTGGACGCCGAGGATGCCCCACGGATCGTCGGCAGAGCCGATGATGGTGCTGATGCCACTGGAGACGTCGTGTTCGGTCAGCAGGTCGGGCCCCCGGAATCGGGTCTCTGACTCGAGGTCGTCGACCACGACGGGTTCCTCCGAGACGAGCGTGTACCCGGCCTGGGAGTTGTCGGTCGCGGAGACTGCTGCCGTGCCGACGATTCCCGCCTGCCAGCCGACACCCTGTCGGAGTCGCAACTCGTCGGCGACGGAATCGAGATCCAGGACCTTGCTGTAGTCGGCCTCGAGCGCGTCGGCGACCTGCCGTGTCGCCTCGTGCATGAGGTCGTCGATGTCGTTCGTCTCGATGGCGAACTGCCCCAGGTCGGCGATGACCGCCTGCTGGACGGCGCGGCGTTGCAGTCGATTTCGCGATCGGACGCGTTCGGTGATGTCCGCGAGGTAGACCGACTGGCCGGTCTCGGAGGGATAGACCGTTACCTGGAGCCAGGCGTCGGCTGGCTCGTAGTACGCTTCGCACTCGACCGTGGTCCTGGTTCGCTTCGCCTCGCGGGCCGCGTCGGAACACGCGGTTGCCTCGAGCTCGGGGAGGGCGTCCCAGATCGGCGTGCCGAGCAGTTCCGGCCCCGAGACGTCAACCAGGTCTGCGAACGCCTCGTTGGCGTAGATGACGTGCCAGTCGGTGTCGACCGCGTAGAAGGCGTCGTCGATCCGCTCGAACAGGTCGTCGAGTTCGGTTCGTAAGTCGTCGCGCTGTCGCTCGATGCGTTCGGCCTGTACCTTCAGCTGCGTGATGTCCGTTACCGCGGCGACGACGTGGCGAACGGTACCGTCGTCTCGCGTGACGGGCGCGGCGTTGATCGAGAGCCACCGGGGCTGGCCCTCGGCGTCTTCGATCCAGATCTCCGTGCCCGTCACCGCCTCGCCGGTTTCGAGCGCCCGGCTGATCGGCCGGTCCTCGAGTGGGATGTACTCGCCGGTCGCATCGTACATGTCCCGCTGACCGGCGCTGTAGGCTTCCATCGTATCCACCGATCGGTCGAAGATCTCCGCCAGCCGGTCGTTCGCCCGCATGGTCGTCCCGTCTGGATTCGCGACCATGATCCCGACCGGACTCGTCTCCAGGACCCGGTTTATCAGATCGCGCTCGTGTTGGAGTTGCTGTTCGTGCTCGCGCCGATCGGTCATGTCGCGAGTGACTTTGAGGAACCCCCGGTGGGTACCGTCGCCGTCGAAGATCGCCGTGATGGTGACGTTGGCCCAGAACGTCGTGCCGTCGCACCTGACGCGCCATCCCTCGTCCTCGACCGACCCCCGCTTGAGGGCAGTAGCGAGGTTTCGTTCGGGGACGCGCTCGGCTCTGTCGTCGGCCGTGTAGAACCTCGAGAAGTGCTCGCCGACGATCTCCTCGCGGTCGTAGCCCTTGATCTTCGAGGCACCCTCGTTCCAGGAGACGACGCGGCCCTCGGGATCGAGTCGGAAGATAGCGTACTCCTCAACGGCGTCGACCAGTGAGGCAAACTCGGCCTCGCTCTCGAGGAGGGCGCCCTCCGAGCGCTTCTGTTCGGTGATGTCGGAGTAGAGTTCGACCCGACCGCCGGCGTACTGGCCCGTCTCGATCGGCTTGCTCCAGTGTTCGAGCCAGCGACCGGTCCGCTCTTCGTCTTCGGTGACGCGACACTCGAAGCGCTCGACGGTGTCGTTGTCCTCGTAGCTCGCGAGGACGCGTTCTGCGAACGTCTCGGAGTCGGCGACCCGCTGGCTGACGTCGCCGACGATGTTCCGTTTGTCGTGACCGACGAGTTCCGCTCGCGAGAGTCCGAAGTACTCCTCGATCGTTTCGTCGGCCCACGCGACGGTGAACTCGTCGTCCAGGACGATGACGCCGATCTCGGCGTCGTCCAGGACGCTCGTGATCGACCGGTAGGTCTCTCGGGCGGATTCGGCGCGTTCGCGGTGGCGTTCGCGTTCGGAGACGTCCCGCGCGACGCCGATCGTTCCGGCGAACGCGCCGTCTTCGATTAGCACCGTCATTCGGACGTCGCAGGGAACCGCGCCGCCGCCGGCAGTCCGGATCGAAAATTCCATCGTCGACGCGTCGTCGGTTCCCTCGTCGAGTTGTCTCCTGATTTCTCGTTTCCCCCGAGCGACGTCCTCGGCCTCGAGGAGCACCGAGATGTGCTCACCGACGAGTTCCTCACGGGCGAATCCCGTGGTCTCGACGATCGCTTCGTTGACGGCCTCGAAGCGGCCGTCGGCGTCGAGCTGGTAGAGCCCGTCGTCGACCGTGTCGACGAGCGTCCGGTATCGGTCCCGTGCCACGTCGTCGGCTACTCCCTCCCAGAAGGTCGTTCGTGTGCCTATCGACCGGTCGCTCATACGTCGTAATGAACGCTCGATGGGATAAAATCTCTGGCATGCTCCCCCATGAAGGCAGCCTGTGGCGAACGAAATTCGAGCGTCGAGAGCGGGCGCGACGAACGACCGTCAGGCATCGAGAGCATCCTGGAGCACCGCTGTGATCTCGTCCGCGACGTCCTCGTTTACCGGCTCGAGCGGTCGGCGTGGGGGCCCGACTTCGAGGCCGCGGTAGGCGAGGACTGCCTTGATGCCGGGAACGCCGTAGCGAGCCGTAAGTGTCCGGTTGAGTTCCACGATGTCGGCGTTCAGGTCGCGCGCGGCGTCGTCGTCGTTCCGATGGGTCTCGAAGATCTCGCTCGCCAGATCGGGAACGGCGTTCGCGACCGCCAGCACCCCGCCGTCGGCGCCGGCGTCGAGCGCGTGGGCGTAGACGCTCCCGTGGCCGACGAGGACCGAGAAGTCGGCGTCGGCGGTGAACCGGACGAGGCGCTGGATCGACTCGAGGCTCCCGCTCGAGTCCTTGATTCCGGCGATATTCTCGTGGGTCGCGAGCGACTCGACGAGCCGCGGCGAGAGCGGATAGTCGGTGAATTTCGGAACGCTGTAGAGGTAGATGGGAATCGGCGATTCCTCGGCCAGGTCGCGGTAGTAGCGCCCGAGCGCGGCGTCGTCGCTGCCGTAGTACGACGGCGTCACGACGAGAGCAGCGTCGGCACCCGCCGTGGCTGCGTCCTCGGTCGCCTCGAGCGTCGGTTCGTATCCCTCGTGGCCGGTGCCCGCCAGGACGGGTTTCTCGGTCGCGCCGGCCACCGTTTCGACGACCTGCGTTCGTTCGTCGGCGGTCAACAGCGGCGCCTCACCCGTCGACCCACAGGGGACGAAGAAGTCGATGCCCGCGCTCGCGAACCAGTCCACGAGGGCCTCGAGGCGCTCGTGATCGACGCGTCCGTCGTCGGCGATCGGCGTTACCAGCGGCACGCCAGTTCCGTGCATGGCGGTCGTTCGGTGGTGGCGGCTAATAGCTGTGGCCGTTCGAACGCCGACGACCATGCCGCAGTCGTCCACCTCGTCGAGCCTCGAGCGTGTCTCTGCGGTGTCGTTGGGACTCGAGTGCGTATTTTTCCTTACTATTGAAATCATACCGAATAGATATAGGTAATATAGTAATCGATGGATCGAGAACCACTCGAACGAGCGATCAGCAGGCCTAAGCGCCCGCCTCGAGAACGCCCGACCGTGACCGACCCCTCGCGCGAACCCGCGCTCGGCAAGATCGACCGGACGGTGTTCGAGCGACAGATCGCGCCCCGGCTCGGCGCCGACCGCGACGACGTCGTGCTCGGACCCACCCACGGCGTCGACTTCGGCGTGCTCGACGTCGGTGGTCGAGCCGTCGTGGTAGCGACCGATCCGGTGTCGATTCTTCCGGATCTGGGCCTCGAGCGCGCCGCCAGGTTCGCCCTGGACATCGTGCTCACGGACGTTGCGGTCAGCGGAATCTCGCCGTCGCACCTCTCGATATCGTTCACCTTGCCCCCCGAAATGACCGACGAGCAGTTCGCGACCGTCTGGGAGGCGATCCACGAGGAGTGCGTCGACCTCGGAATCGCAA
This region of Natronosalvus halobius genomic DNA includes:
- a CDS encoding dihydrodipicolinate synthase family protein, translating into MHGTGVPLVTPIADDGRVDHERLEALVDWFASAGIDFFVPCGSTGEAPLLTADERTQVVETVAGATEKPVLAGTGHEGYEPTLEATEDAATAGADAALVVTPSYYGSDDAALGRYYRDLAEESPIPIYLYSVPKFTDYPLSPRLVESLATHENIAGIKDSSGSLESIQRLVRFTADADFSVLVGHGSVYAHALDAGADGGVLAVANAVPDLASEIFETHRNDDDAARDLNADIVELNRTLTARYGVPGIKAVLAYRGLEVGPPRRPLEPVNEDVADEITAVLQDALDA